GCTGGGTAGGTCCtaaggcagagggagaaaggCGCGCCTCCCCACGGGTCCCGGCCCCGCTGTGGTGGGGAAAGGGGGGCTGAGAGAGTCCTCGATACCTGACACAGGGCCAACTCCTCCTTTAGGCTGCTCAGCTCTTCCTCCAGCAGCTGCGTCCGGGTCACCATCGCCTCCTCTACCGAGATGCCCTCTAGCCGTCTGGACCCCATGGGCGCGCTGAGGAGGGGAGCATGAGCCGGAGCTGCCCCCCCAGGCCCTCGCCGGCCCCCTGACCCTTCTTCGCCCACCCAGATTTTATCACTTTTGTCCGCGACCACCTCCCGCGCTGCGCCGGCAAAACCCGAGGCCTCGCTGCGCACTGCGTGTACCTCAGCTCCCCGCCCAACACGTGGGGACCTGGGGCCCAACTGTCGCGCTGGGGGCGAAGGGTGCCGTGAGGGAGGCGAACGCGCCGCCATGGCTGCGGCTGCTAACGGGTCAAGTTCCCTGTTGGAAACTCCACCTCCCTTTCCCCAACCCGGCGAGCCCGGAACGGCGAACCGCGCATGCGCGAGTCTTTTCCCGCCTTGGCCCGCGGTGTCCTGTGTTCTCTGGTCCTGGCCGGCTTCCCGCGGGCAATGCGCCCAGCGCGAGCGTTGGGGTACGCACGCGCCGTGGCCCGAAAGGGTAAGGCTGGTCCGCCGGGCAGGCCATCCCGACGTCCTGTGCCTGAGTCCTTGGCCAGGATCGCCTGGATTTCCCGCCCACCTAAAGCCCTGCCTGCCACTTACATCCCACCTCTTAAAGCCTTCCTTGACAAGCCCCCAGCCCCAAATGATCCTTAACTGTGAAATCCCTCTCCTTCGAGGCCCCTGCCAACTCGTGTGTCACGTTTCATTGACCGCCCTGGAGTGTCAGTTACACGGCTAATCTCTCCAGCCCTgttgtaagctccttgaggatcAAGGAATACGTTTTACACTTGAGTGTTTTCTTCACACCCCTTGGCAAAACTGCTTTAGTACAGCTGACATCAGCTGACTAATGTCAAGGAGATGTGGAAAGCCTTGTGCTGATCTGGGACTGTCAAGCAGGTTTCCAACTTGAATGATGATCCTTTGTACAccctttgtcttttgttttgcaGGAGTCATGATTTCCTTTGAGTTTCTATGTCAGCTTCTTTATGCGTCGGCTGGATATCAGAGGGAGTGTAGCCCACATTGCTGAACAGTTTGGGTCCTTGGAGCAGTTTGAAATCAGTAATTTGGAGCGTGGTTGAAGAAACAAGACCTACTTtatcttttgttctctttttttttctttttcttctggcttTCTTTATAAACTTCAAATAGGTAGTAATCTTATCTTTCTTTGCCCTTTAAATACTTTCTTACTATTGATAAGATTAATAAGGAGATGCATATTGAGCTGGCACCAGAACATCCCTGAAAGTTAGAACTGCCCTCTTCTTCAGAAACGGTTCCAGAATACTTGGGGAAAGCTGAGATGGGGGTTGAGAGTAGAAGTAGAGAGATGACCACTTTACTGTTAACTTCATTTAATCAAAATATCACCATCTCTGCATGAGAATCTAGTCAGGATGCCAAAAGACACCCTCCCAGTTAGAATCCTGCCAGGGCAAGCAAGATAAGTGGACTTCTTTCAAACTGAAGGTGAATTCCTCACAAAAATTTATTAAAGAGTACATTAGAAAAAGTATGTTTATAAGCCTGTCTTAGAACTAGCTAACCTACTGAATGTTTACCATATGCTGAGTCCAGTGCTAAGCACTTTTCATATATGAACTCACTTAATACATATGTCACCTTcaattacattattatatatctCCATTTTTACTAGTAAGGAAACAGACTTGCGAGGTTACTGTAACTTCTCTGAAGTGCCATGTCTGGTATCAGAAAAGCTAGGCTTTGAATTCACTGAATTCCACTTAACTCTGAAAACCTGTACTTGGATCCTACCCTGTCTCCACACCTGTGACTTGAAATACAACATTTGGTCTTGATAGCCTGTGAGATTTCCCTAGACTTAAGACTGGGAAGTCTAACCACATAAGTTACATGTTTGGCCCCAAATCAGTATTAGTGCACATTTTTAATTGCTGTATGTCATTCACTCAAAAGGACATCATTTCACCTGATCATAAAAAGATCCTTTTGAAAAGCAGtggtataaatatgtatatgtgacCTCCCAAAAGGATAATATCCTGACTCTTTGActagatatttttttaaattttgtctttattggagcaaaatacacaaaatacacaacataaaatttaccatcgtAGGCATTTTAAATGGCTacaaataagccaggcgtggtagctcatgcctgcaatcccagcactttgggaggccaaggctggtggatcacttgagaccaggagttcgagaccagcctggacaacatagtgaaaccccgtctctgctaaaaatacaaaaattagctgggagtggtggtgcatgcccgtaatcccagctactagagaggccaCGGCAGGAAAATCATtggaacacgggaggcagaggttgcaatgagcaaagatcacaccactgcactccagcctgggtgataaagcaagactgtctcaaaaaataaataaataaataaaatggctacAAATAAAGAACAATTGAGCGGCATTAACTACATTCACCATGTtaggcaaccaccaccactatctagttccagaatattttcatcaccggAGGTGGAAACCACATACCCACATTAgtctctccacattctcaccGCCCCCGAGCCCCAAGCAACCATGAATTCACTTTATGTCTCTATGGTTTTGCCTGTTTGGGATATTTCATATCAATGAAAccatataatatgtggccttttgtgtctggtttcttttattagcataatattttcaaggttcatctatgttatggcatgtattagtacttcattcttttttatagctgaaaatATACCATTGTATGGATATCctccattttgtttatccattcatctgttaatggacctTTGGGTTCTTTCCGCCTTTTGCctattgtgaacagagctgctataaacattcatgtacaggtttttgtctgaatatttatgttcaattttttgtttatataccTATGAGTAGAATGTCTAGGTCATATGTTTAATTTACTGAGGAATCACCAAACTCTTTTCTACAGTGGTTGTGTCATTTTACCTTCCCATAAGCAATGTATTAGCATTCTAATTTCTcatcatcctcaccaacatttattttttgtttttgttttgtgtcgtttgctttttttaaattatactttaagttctagggtacatgtgcacaacgtgcaggtttgttacataggtatacatgtgccatgttggtgtgctgcacccgttaactcgtatttacattaggtatatctcctaatgctatccctccccgctccccccacccaacgacaggccccagtgtgtggtgttccccactctgtgtccaagtgttctcattgttcaattcccacctatgagtgagaacatgcagtgttgtttgttttttatggcCAGTCTAGTGGGTGTAAAGTGCTGTCtccttgtggttttcatttgtatttttccccATGACTAATGAcaatgagcatattttcatgtattttttggacatttgtttctcttctttggagaaatatctattcattcaagttctttgactattttttaattgggttatttgtctttttgttgtagAGTTATAAAAGTTCTTTATTGGCagacaatttttaagaaaaaaaagtgcacATTTCTAGAAGTATGCATAAGGAGTTCTTTCTTATATTAGTTATttgctgaaatgacagaaacgaatgaaatgttaaatacaAACACTTATGACTCAGAAGGATAAGTTAAATATCTGCACTGCTATGTGaataaaaatgtgcaaaacaATCAAGATGTTTTTCCTGTTTAACTCTTTgtccaaatatttaaaagtgaTAGTGTCTGttctaaagaaaaacataatgaaGTCTGCTGAGGATTAAGTATATCAGAATAGAGAAATGCATAATTCTCTCAATATCATCATCGTATAGTTGAAATATTgggaaataatgaaagaaatgtgcaaaTTAATATGGTACTTAAATTGCctcttttactttaatttttaaaatttatttttaacttctgttttaaaagagaaaaaatgtattaGCCTTTTCTAAGGCTTTATGTTTCTTTGTTTCcagaaagaatgaagaattttAAAACCTGTGTATTTCTGCTTTACCAATTTTGTGTAATCTTTATTTGGTCAGCATAatttaattaagttttaaaacactATTAGGTATTGGTAAGACCTCAAACATCTTAGATTTCTTTTCATATCATTTTAGGAATTTATCTCAGTTTTTAGTGCTTGCCATGTCCTAGAGATTTAAATCAAGAATCACTTGCTTCAGCATCAAAAGAAAAATCCATAAGCTAGAATGTGCCGATGTGATGCTTGAATCAGTAGTAGATGCATCATGACAGCCTAGTGTGGACAAATCTCAATCCAGAAGTTAGTAGAAGTAGATAAAGAGGATTGTTTTGTGCTTTCAATTACTGcaattttgattgagcaattcCTGGCAACTATTGATCCCCTGATCAGTCCTGAGAATCCTCTAGGTCACAATTATAGGTATACAAGGAGATATCATCAGTTCCTGTTCAAAAATTATGACCCAACAGAGctatgacagaatttcattttccattttcatctcCAAAGATTGTCAAACAGTCCAAAACTGTTCAAACATCTGtcgttttttctaattataagcaAAAATTATCTCCACTGAACCCCAACTGTAAGTGTGTGTGTTGTTCGGTGGGGGCACGGGGGAAGTAACCTGTAAGCCTTAGGTTTGAGTAACTTGTATCAGTTTATTTAGTTCAGAAAAGTTTGGCATATAGTCCCAGTTTCCCTGAGAAGTTCATTTGGTTCCACAAAACACAGGGTTGCATAGTTTCAGCTCTTCATTTCAACACATGACCACAGTGAGGCAACACCCTATGTTTTCAGCCttctcatttatatttaaatttcctcCTCCCTAACAGATGGGATTATACACCCATGGTCCTAGGTATTTTAATAGAATATTGTTTATCCTCAAGGCAGTATTGCAAAAGTACTCCAGTTCTTCCAGCCCTTTTTCTCCCCTGATTTTTTCCTAAACATGAAGGCCTTCTGTTTCCACTGCCAGTGACCTGGTTTGACATTTCTGTCTTGAAGATTCTTACTTATTCCACATTACAGTGGTCTCACACActtacacgcacacacacacaagcatttTGCCTGTTGAAGATCCAGAATGCCATCTCTTCAGTCACCACCACTTCTTTGCCTTAGTAAAGGGGCTTCTATAACCAGAGAAATAGCACTTTTTCCCAACCCAACATCATCCTGATGTCTCACATACCCACTTATGACACATAGCAGACTTTCAATAGCAGCAGCCAATTCCAAACTTTCTGATTTTCTTAGTCCCTACTGGTAGTTGACTGTTTTATCCTCATCTTCCATGTTAGCAATAGGAGATCAACTTTATCAAATGGCCAAGGAGATGGCAGCAATATTGAATGGCAGAATCCCACTTCTACTGAATGTATTTAAGTAACCCACACAGAGGCACTGATTCCAGTCTCAAGGATGAGAACATACCTTTCATCTTACCATCAGAGGGTCAATTCCCTTTCTGCTTGGTGAGGTGATCAATCAGAGTACAACACGAAGTTAATGGCAACTCATTGAGTACTGCAAGGAACAGCTGAAACAAGGACTAATTACAAAGGTAAGAGTAGGACTGAGGGAAACACACCATACCctgaggcttctttttttttttttttttttttgagacggagtctcgctctgtcgcccaggctggagtgcagtggcgcgatctcggctcattgcaagctccacctcccaggttcacgccattttcctgcctcagcctcccaagtagctgggactacaggcacccaccaccgtgcccggctaattttttttgtgtgcatgtgtgtgtgtatttttagtagagacggggtatcaccgtggtttcgatttcctgacctcgtgatccgcccgcctcggcctcccaaagtgctgggattacaggcgtgagccacctcacccggccaccCTGAGGCTTCTTAAGAGATGGGAAATGTTACACCCTAGGCTTGAAGGGATGAGAGAAAGAGCAGCTAATAGTACCAGGAGACAGAAGGGCTGGGTACAGAGAGCTGCCTGGTGAGAGGCACAGACTCTGGAAATTCGGACCCAGGGGAACAAATGCTCCAACTTCTTCCCTCATACCCACCTCCTCCTGTGCTCCCCACTTGCTGAACCCAACCAGTTCTTACAGGTCAGCCCACCAGGACGTGGAGCAGGGTGGGAAACATCAGGAAACAACCTAGAGGGGCAAATATGATATATCTAGCTCAAGAGGCCAAGGTAGTCT
The nucleotide sequence above comes from Pongo pygmaeus isolate AG05252 chromosome 13, NHGRI_mPonPyg2-v2.0_pri, whole genome shotgun sequence. Encoded proteins:
- the CNTLN gene encoding centlein isoform X6 translates to MAARSPPSRHPSPPARQLGPRSPRVGRGAEVHAVRSEASGFAGAAREVVADKSDKIWVGEEGSGGRRGPGGAAPAHAPLLSAPMGSRRLEGISVEEAMVTRTQLLEEELSSLKEELALCQADKEFVWALWKRLQVTNPDLTQVVSLVVERRPLEDVYHQNEEYTKKHKKLGLRKCEIQHMNNIKIFQGEDERRYRRLGSSSSQ